The Primulina eburnea isolate SZY01 chromosome 13, ASM2296580v1, whole genome shotgun sequence genome includes a region encoding these proteins:
- the LOC140810488 gene encoding uncharacterized protein, producing the protein MIFIDNGSSVNVVFKSTFDQMKLEGFEFELVSTPLYGFAGHAIPPLGQIVHPLSLGTDPRRVTKMIAFTVMATFSAYNGIHGQPALKDFRAVASTYHQKLKFPVGKGVGVLCGDQKVARRCYEGVVRGEGKRLHVELNMIWKGRSE; encoded by the coding sequence ATGatatttattgataatggaagctcCGTGAACGTAGTGTTCAAGAGCACGTTCGATCAAATGAAGCTGGAAGGATTCGAGTTTGAGCTGGTCTCCACCCCGCTGTATGGGTTTGCAGGACACGCCATCCCGCCTTTGGGTCAGATTGTGCATCCCCTATCCTTGGGAACAGATCCTCGGCGGGTAACAAAGATGATAGCGTTCACCGTGATGGCTACTTTTTCAGCGTATAATGGAATTCACGGCCAGCCAGCCCTGAAGGATTTCAGAGCCGTAGCTTCCACTTATCATCAGAAGCTTAAGTTTCCTGTGGGAAAAGGAGTTGGAGTCTTGTGCGGAGACCAAAAAGTCGCGCGTCGGTGTTATGAAGGGGTAGTGAGGGGGGAGGGAAAAAGATTGCATGTGGAGCTTAACATGATTTGGAAAGGAAGAAGTGAGTAA
- the LOC140809808 gene encoding cytochrome P450 76T24-like codes for MDLIFLSILLFSFAVWAWILQMLKSKFRKPAGKLPPGPKPYPIIGNILELGQKPHQSLAKLSQIYGPLIHLKLGSLTTVVVSSPEMAKLFLQKHDQFFSGRHHPCSTQALDHHKLSMAWIPAENQWRKLRKICREHMFSAPSLDSNHDLRRDKLQKLCEYVRGCCTNGKAVDIGRAAFTTSLNLMSATLFSKELAAFDSGSCDEFKELVRGIMEIIGKPNLADYFPVFRALDPQGILRKSTVYFRKCSDILEEIIEERVKTRGGSVKDSRKNDMLESLMDINERNESDLTILDIKHLLLDLFVAGSDTTSSTVEWAMSELLRHPDEMLKLKNELKEVIGKNEQVTESDISRLPYLIAVVKETFRVHPAAALLVPHKSQEDTEINGYIIPKNAQILINAWAIGRDSRTWSDSTSFTPERFFEREADFKGQHFELLPFGAGRRICPGWPLASRMVHLMIATLVHNFEWKLDGGLKPEEVDMGEIFGLTIQKSLPLKAVPSI; via the exons ATGGATTTAATATTCTTGAGTATTCTCCTTTTCTCTTTTGCAGTCTGGGCATGGATTCTTCAAATGCTGAAATCGAAATTCAGGAAACCTGCAGGCAAACTCCCTCCGGGGCCGAAACCATATCCCATAATCGGAAACATTCTCGAACTCGGCCAGAAACCCCACCAATCGCTCGCGAAACTCTCCCAAATCTACGGCCCCTTGATTCATCTGAAACTCGGAAGCTTAACAACTGTAGTTGTATCCTCTCCTGAAATGGCCAAACTCTTTCTGCAGAAACACGATCAATTCTTCTCCGGCCGACACCACCCCTGCTCAACACAAGCGCTGGATCACCACAAGCTGTCGATGGCGTGGATCCCAGCAGAGAACCAATGGCGGAAGCTGCGCAAAATATGTAGAGAACATATGTTTTCGGCGCCGAGTCTTGATTCGAACCACGATTTGAGGAGGGACAAGTTGCAGAAACTGTGCGAGTATGTGCGTGGGTGTTGCACCAATGGCAAGGCAGTGGATATCGGGAGAGCTGCATTTACGACGTCGCTTAATCTGATGTCCGCGACCCTTTTTTCTAAGGAACTTGCTGCTTTTGATTCGGGTTCGTGCGATGAATTCAAGGAACTAGTGAGGGGAATCATGGAGATTATCGGGAAGCCGAATCTTGCAGATTATTTTCCTGTTTTTAGAGCGTTGGATCCGCAGGGGATCTTGAGGAAGAGCACCGTTTATTTCAGGAAATGTTCCGATATATTGGAGGAAATCATAGAGGAACGGGTGAAAACAAGGGGAGGATCGGTGAAGGATTCGAGGAAAAATGATATGTTGGAATCTCTAATGGATATTAACGAGAGAAATGAGTCTGATCTGACTATTCTTGACATTAAGCATTTACTTCTG gatttatttgttgcaggttCAGACACAACTTCAAGCACGGTGGAATGGGCTATGTCAGAGTTGCTTAGGCATCCAGATGAAATGCTAAAACtaaaaaatgaattaaaggAAGTGATTGGAAAGAATGAACAAGTTACAGAATCAGATATTTCAAGACTTCCATATTTGATAGCAGTGGTAAAAGAAACTTTTAGGGTTCACCCTGCGGCCGCTTTGTTGGTACCTCACAAGTCTCAAGAAGATACAGAAATCAATGGCTACATCATCCCGAAAAACGCTCAAATTCTCATTAATGCATGGGCTATTGGCAGAGATTCAAGAACATGGTCGGATTCTACGTCGTTTACCCCCGAGAGATTTTTTGAACGTGAAGCTGACTTCAAAGGTCAGCATTTCGAGCTCCTACCATTCGGTGCCGGTAGGAGAATTTGCCCAGGCTGGCCATTGGCGAGTCGTATGGTGCACCTAATGATTGCTACTTTGGTGCATAACTTCGAATGGAAACTTGATGGAGGACTAAAACCAGAAGAAGTGGACATGGGTGAAATATTTGGACTCACAATACAAAAGTCTTTACCTCTCAAAGCTGTGCCAAGTATATAG
- the LOC140810487 gene encoding cytochrome P450 76T24-like, producing the protein MDLIFSSILLLSFAAWAWILQILKSKSRKPGKLPPGPNPYPTIGNILELGQKPHQSLAKLSQIYGPLIHLKLGSFTTVVVSSPEMAKLFLQKHDQFFSGRHHPCSIQALDHHKLSMAWIPAENQWRKLRKICREQMFSAPSLDSNQGLRRDKLQKLCEYVRGCCTNGKAVDIGRAAFTTSLNLMSATLFSKELAAFDTGSCDEFKELVWGIMETIGKPNLADYFPVFRALDPQGILRKNTVYFRKCFDIFEEIIEERVKTRGGSVKDSRKNDMLESLMDINERNESDLTILDIKLLLLHSSDNVGHLSDAHSRGYLRVYMSSLIFLGRRRRYVV; encoded by the exons ATGGATTTAATATTCTCAAGTATCCTCCTCCTCTCTTTCGCGGCCTGGGCTTGGATTCTtcaaattctgaaatcaaaatcCAGGAAACCAGGCAAACTCCCTCCAGGACCGAACCCATATCCCACAATCGGAAACATTCTCGAACTCGGCCAGAAACCCCACCAATCGCTCGCGAAACTCTCCCAAATCTACGGCCCCTTGATTCATCTGAAACTCGGAAGCTTCACAACTGTAGTTGTATCCTCTCCTGAAATGGCCAAACTCTTTCTGCAGAAACACGATCAATTCTTCTCCGGCCGACACCACCCCTGCTCAATACAAGCGCTGGATCACCACAAGCTGTCGATGGCGTGGATCCCAGCCGAGAACCAATGGCGGAAGCTGCGGAAAATATGTAGAGAACAGATGTTTTCGGCGCCGAGTCTTGATTCGAACCAGGGTTTGAGGAGGGACAAGTTGCAGAAACTGTGCGAGTATGTGCGTGGGTGTTGCACAAATGGCAAGGCAGTGGATATCGGGAGAGCTGCATTTACGACGTCGCTTAATCTGATGTCCGCGACCCTTTTTTCTAAGGAACTTGCTGCTTTTGATACGGGTTCGTGCGATGAATTCAAGGAACTAGTGTGGGGAATCATGGAGACTATCGGGAAGCCGAATCTTGCAGATTATTTTCCTGTGTTTAGAGCGTTGGATCCGCAGGGGATCTTGAGGAAGAACACCGTTTATTTCAGGAAATGTTTCGATATATTCGAGGAAATCATAGAGGAACGGGTGAAAACAAGGGGAGGATCGGTTAAGGATTCGAGAAAAAATGATATGTTGGAATCTCTAATGGATATTAACGAGAGAAATGAGTCTGATCTGACTATTCTAGACATTAAGCTTTTACTTCTG CATTCGAGTGACAACGTCGGACATCTTTCCgacgcccattcacgtggttatcTTCGTGTTTACATGTCATCACTGATTTTTctaggaagaagaagaagatatgtGGTTTAG